One genomic window of Salvia miltiorrhiza cultivar Shanhuang (shh) chromosome 4, IMPLAD_Smil_shh, whole genome shotgun sequence includes the following:
- the LOC131022764 gene encoding TOM1-like protein 6 has product MISSIASSSSATVRVEKATSEFLIGPDWTLNMEICDIVNSNQMLAKDVVKAVKKRLQHKNPKVQLLALTLLETIVKNCGDYVHFQIAEKNILPEMVKIVKKKTDMHVRDKILTLVGSWHEAFGGSGGRYPQYYMAYEDLRRFGVQFPRRTPDAAPIFTPPAAHAVSTPPPGYGMPSSSSTRLDHAMAAEDTLSLSSLNSMRDVLELLRDMLQAVDPSDRSAVNDEIIVDLVEQCRVNQRKLMQLLGTTGDEEVLVKGLDLNDSLQSVLAKHDAIASGSPLPPKPTPTTRAASEKHEPDLRSSEVSTPPAASNETPPAPAFPAHTVIDEEDDEEDDFAQLARRHSKARSDVSQNSSTAKSDAEAPSSPAMSNALVPIDAPASVETKDQNIIELLSIVLSTGTSNEQTSSPNHMPSSTSSGTTFSTEAYPSANNGFAFNNYVAPWAQPQPQPQPQPQQPQLQPYQQPQPSYNSQSPQVYPQPQYQYNTSQQQPQPQPQPQNSQYAYPPPPWAATPGYFSSHNPVSRPAFTHSAPRPATPSNNGARYDFANGEVQAASSSPRSGAGQKPFIPSYRLFEDLDVFSSGDGRFRPTSNASPSLSGPTSQNMVGGRK; this is encoded by the exons atgatttCATCAATAGCTTCGTCTTCTTCGGCTACTGTGAGAGTCGAGAAAGCTACGAGCGAGTTCTTGATCGGACCCGATTGGACGCTCAATATGGAAATTTGTGATATCGTTAATTCCAATCAGAT GCTTGCAAAAGATGTTGTGAAAGCTGTGAAGAAACGGTTGCAGCACAAGAACCCCAAAGTTCAATTGCTTGCTTTAACG CTTCTGGAGACGATTGTCAAGAACTGCGGCGATTATGTTCATTTTCAGATTGCGGAAAAGAATATACTTCCGGAGATGGTCAAGATTGTAAAGAAAAAG ACTGATATGCACGTAAGAGATAAAATTCTAACCCTGGTCGGCTCGTGGCACGAGGCATTTGGTGGGTCGGGAGGAAGATATCCTCAGTATTATATGGCTTATGAAGATTTGAgg CGCTTTGGTGTACAATTTCCTCGGCGCACTCCTGATGCTGCTCCGATATTTACTCCACCTGCTGCACATGCAGTATCGACTCCTCCACCAGGTTATGGAATGCCAAGTAGCTCTTCTACGAGGCTCGATCATGCCATGGCAGCTGAAGATACATTAAG TTTATCGAGCCTAAACTCCATGCGCGATGTTCTTGAGCTCTTGCGCGATATGTTGCAAGCAGTTGATCCTAGTGATCGCTCG GCTGTTAACGATGAAATTATAGTCGACCTCGTTGAGCAATGCCGCGTCAATCAAAGAAAGCTGATGCAGTTGTTGGGGACAACCGG AGATGAAGAGGTTCTCGTGAAGGGTCTTGATCTAAACGACAGCTTACAGAGCGTTCTTGCAAAACACGATGCTATTGCATCGGGTTCGCCTCTTCCACCCAAACCCACTCCCACCACACGCGCAGCTTCTGAGAAACACGAACCCGATCTCAGATCCTCTGAGGTGAGCACGCCGCCTGCAGCATCCAACGAGACCCCGCCTGCACCGGCGTTCCCTGCTCACACCGTGATTGATGAGGAGGACGATGAAGAAGACGACTTTGCGCAGTTGGCTCGAAG ACATTCAAAAGCTCGGAGCGACGTTTCTCAAAACTCATCCACGGCTAAGAGTGACGCGGAAGCTCCCTCGAGCCCCGCTATGAGCAACGCACTAGTCCCCATTGACGCGCCTGCATCAGTGGAAACAAAAGATCAGAACATCATAGAGCTCCTCAGCATTGTCCTGTCGACGGGCACCTCGAACGAGCAGACGTCTTCTCCAAACCATATGCCTTCTTCGACTAGCTCAGGTACGACATTCTCGACCGAGGCTTATCCCAGTGCTAACAACGGCTTCGCCTTCAACAATTATGTCGCTCCGTGGGCTCAGCCTCAGCCTCAGCCACAGCCGCAGCCACAACAACCGCAGCTTCAGCCCTACCAACAACCTCAGCCTTCATACAACTCACAATCACCACAAGTCTATCCTCAGCCACAATATCAGTATAATACAAGCCAACAACAACCACAACCACAACCGCAACCTCAAAATTCCCAATATGCATACCCTCCTCCGCCGTGGGCCGCCACGCCGGGTTACTTCAGCAGTCATAACCCTGTGTCAAGGCCGGCATTCACACACTCGGCTCCTAGGCCCGCCACGCCTAGCAACAATGGAGCCCGGTATGATTTCGCCAACGGAGAGGTGCAGGCGGCCAGCTCAAGCCCAAGGTCGGGTGCGGGGCAGAAGCCCTTCATCCCATCATACAGATTGTTTGAAGATCTTGATGTGTTCAGCAGTGGAGATGGGAGATTCAGACCGACGAGCAACGCGTCGCCGAGCTTGTCGGGGCCCACGAGCCAGAATATGGTTGGAGGGAGGAAGTGA